Genomic window (Rhizobium acidisoli):
TGCAGAATTCGCTCGCCGCATCGACGCGCGCTGCCTCGATCAGTTCGTCCGGGATGGTCAGCATATATTGCCGCAGCAAGAAGACGGCGGTCGGAGACGCGATCGTTGGCAGGATGACGCCCCAGAGATTGTCGGCAAGCCCGACCCCGACGATGACGAGATAGGCCGGCACCATGACGACGGCGAGCGGGATCATCAGGGTCGAGATGATGATGACGAAAACCGTCGTGTCGCCGCGAAATTTGTATTTCGACAGTGCAAATGCCGCCATGGCGTTGACGATGAGCGTCAGCAGCGTCGCGACCAAGGTGACGAACACCGAATTCTTCAGGAAGGTCAGGAAGCTGAAGCGCGTCAGCGGGTCGGTGTAATTCTCGGTGGCGACGGTCAGATGTTGGACCGGCGTGATCCCCTTGACGTCGACGCTGACCGGCTGCCCTGGATTTGCCGGATCGACCATCTGAGCCTTGAGGCCGATGCGCCGCACCATGGCCATTTCGCGCTGCTGACCGTCGACCGTGACCTGCCAGAGGCTAAGCGGCTTGTCGAAGCCGGGCACGGTCTGTTCCACGGCGGCGCGTGGAAGCAGCGTCGGCGGAAAGCGGGTGATTTCGGCCGCCGGCTTCAGTGAGGAGAGGCCGGCCCAGACGACGGGAACGAGCACCGCCAGCGTTCCGCCGATCAACCAGACCCATGACAGAATATCGGTGATGTCGATGCGTCCGGCCCGGCGCGTGCGCGAGAGGAAGCGGATCGGGTTCATAGAGCTGTTCATCTCAGGACTCCATTCGCTTGCCGAGGCGCAGCTGTATGAGGGTGAGAACCAGAAGCACCAGTCCCATCAGAACCGAGGCGGCCGAGGCAAGTCCGAAGAGACGGAGATCGCTGCTGAAGGCCATCTGGTAGATATATTGGACGATGAAGCTGTTGGCCGTACCGGGGCCGCCGCCATTCGTCAGGACCCAGGCCTCGTCGAAGATCTGCACGGATTTGATCATCAGAAGGATGAAGACGACGAGCAGGTTCGGCGCAAGCAGCGGCAGCGTGATCCTGAACAAGGTACGGCGCGGCGAAGCGGCGTCGATGGAGGCGGCCTCGTAGAGTTCCTTCGGGATCGCCTGGAGGCCGGCGAGCAGGATGAGGGTGTAAAAGCCCATGTGGAACCAGACCGACACCACGACGACGAAGAAGCGCGACCAGCCGACATCCAGCAGAAAAATCTCAGGCGGCACGCCAATCATCTGAAAGAAGGCGTTCAGCAGCCCGTTGCGATCGAGGAACCATTTCCAGATGAGGCCGATAACGACGGGCGACAGCAGGACGGGATAGAAGAACATCGCCCGGAAGAAGCCGCGCGCAAAGATCGCCCGGTTGAGGATCAGCGCCGTGATCAGCGCCACCAGCAATGTGGCGGTAACGTTCAATGCGACGAACCAGAGCGTGTTCCACACCGCCGTCCAGAACAGCGATTCCTGGCAGGTTCCCGGCTGCAGATAATTGCCGCAGGAAAGCAGGGCGCGGAAATTGTCGAAGCCGACGAAGGGCCGCTCCGAGACGAAAAGATTGGTACCGCCGGTAAAGGCGTAGCCGACCGCAATCGCGATCGGAAGGAATGTGAAGATGGCGAACAGAACGAGGTTCGGCGCCAGGAACAGCCAGGGCATGCGCTTGCGGCCGAAGATGCGCTCGACCGCATTCATCGGAGCCTCGACCACCCTCATCGCCATGTCGCCCGCCTGCGCGAGCAATGCACCAGCAGCAGCCATGGTCAGCGCCTCCCCTGCCCTGATCGGCGGGCAAAGGCCAGGCCGCTTTCGGGATCGAACAGATGAACGCGTGCCGGATCGGCATCGATCATGATCCGGTCGCCCTGAACAGGCGCGAAGTGGCCGGCCTCATGGATGATGATCTGCTCCTCCTGCCCGGCAAGATTGCCGTAAACATAGGTCTCGGTGCCGAGGCCTTCGTGATACTGGACGATGAACGGCAGGCCCTTTTCGCTGGAGCGGGAGAAATGCGCGGGCCTGATGCCGGCAAGCACATCCTGCCCGACAGCAATGCCCTTGGGATCGACGTCGCTGACGATGTTACCGCCGCCCGCCACATCGATGGCGACACCGCTCTCACCGATGCCCGACACCTTGCCCTTGATGATGTTCATGCGCGGCGAGCCGAGGAAGCCGGCGACGAAAAGATTGCGCGGGTGGTCGAAGAGTTCGAGCGGCGCGCCGACCTGCTCGACCCGCCCGGC
Coding sequences:
- a CDS encoding carbohydrate ABC transporter permease, which produces MNPIRFLSRTRRAGRIDITDILSWVWLIGGTLAVLVPVVWAGLSSLKPAAEITRFPPTLLPRAAVEQTVPGFDKPLSLWQVTVDGQQREMAMVRRIGLKAQMVDPANPGQPVSVDVKGITPVQHLTVATENYTDPLTRFSFLTFLKNSVFVTLVATLLTLIVNAMAAFALSKYKFRGDTTVFVIIISTLMIPLAVVMVPAYLVIVGVGLADNLWGVILPTIASPTAVFLLRQYMLTIPDELIEAARVDAASEFCIFWRIILPLTAPALAVLAIFSVLWRWNDFLWPLIVLNSRENFTLQVGLNAFQGEFSVQWHYILAMTFLSLLPVTVVFLFLQKYITTGIAGTGMK
- a CDS encoding carbohydrate ABC transporter permease, coding for MAAAGALLAQAGDMAMRVVEAPMNAVERIFGRKRMPWLFLAPNLVLFAIFTFLPIAIAVGYAFTGGTNLFVSERPFVGFDNFRALLSCGNYLQPGTCQESLFWTAVWNTLWFVALNVTATLLVALITALILNRAIFARGFFRAMFFYPVLLSPVVIGLIWKWFLDRNGLLNAFFQMIGVPPEIFLLDVGWSRFFVVVVSVWFHMGFYTLILLAGLQAIPKELYEAASIDAASPRRTLFRITLPLLAPNLLVVFILLMIKSVQIFDEAWVLTNGGGPGTANSFIVQYIYQMAFSSDLRLFGLASAASVLMGLVLLVLTLIQLRLGKRMES